The Micromonospora rhizosphaerae sequence CCGCCACGGCGATGCGAGTCTCCTGCGGAGGCGCATATGCTGGCCGGTGGAGATCTCGCCTCCGCCGGCCGGCCCGCGCCGCGGGGCCTCGTCCGCGGCTCAGCCGGTCAGGTCGCCGTGGCGGTCCCGCCGCGATTCCCCGTCTCTACCTCGTCAGGAGCCCGTCCGACATGACCCAGTCCCCCGCCGTGCGCACCACCGGCCCCTCCGGTCCGGTCCGCATCGGCGAGCGCGCCGCCCGTACCCTCGTCACCGAGCTCGCCCGGCGTAACGACCCGAAGGCGGCCCTGCTGATCGGCGCGACCCCGGGGTCCGCGGTCCTGGCCGCGGCGGTCGAGGCGCTGCTTCCCGGCGACCGGCTCACCGTCGTGCCGGCGGAGGGATGCTCCCCCGCCGCGCTGCGCGAGCACGTGTCGGCCCAGGGCGGCTGGGTCGCCGACCGGGTCCGGGTGGCCGCCACCCTCGCCGAGGCCGACGCCGCCGAGGTGGTCATCGCCGCCGAACCGCTCACCGGCACCGCCGAGGAGGCGCGCGCGACCGTCAACGGCCTGGCCAAGTACCTGACCGACGGCTCCGTGCTGAGCGTGGCCGCACCGATCTTCCGGACCGAGGGCGCCGCCGCCGAGCTGGACCGGCAGGGCGTGCTGCACGGGGTCCGGACCGACCTGGTGCTGCGGAACTCCCCGCCGGTCCGGGTGCACCACCTGCGCTTCACCCCGGCCAGCGCCGCGCTCGCCGCCCGGCTCTCCCCGGCGTACCGGCCGTCCAGCGTGCCGCTGGCCCGCAACATGCACATCGACTCCAACGGGGTCGCCGCGGCCGGCATCAGCCTCGGTCTGGCCGCGCTGGCCCGGA is a genomic window containing:
- a CDS encoding phosphatidylserine decarboxylase — its product is MTQSPAVRTTGPSGPVRIGERAARTLVTELARRNDPKAALLIGATPGSAVLAAAVEALLPGDRLTVVPAEGCSPAALREHVSAQGGWVADRVRVAATLAEADAAEVVIAAEPLTGTAEEARATVNGLAKYLTDGSVLSVAAPIFRTEGAAAELDRQGVLHGVRTDLVLRNSPPVRVHHLRFTPASAALAARLSPAYRPSSVPLARNMHIDSNGVAAAGISLGLAALARMTRPKSKLWLLPALAAAPVAAFFRDPERDIPEDPSAVVAAADGQVLSVQRLHDERFGEGEWLRIAVFLSVLDVHVNRAPVAGKVVDYFVADGGFVNAMKPDAEHNVAAYTVLDTEHGTVVVAQRTGLIARRIVQRAPVGALLAKGERFGLIRFGSRTDVYLPADAAEPLVGPGDKVVGGSTVIARWV